Part of the Cryptosporangium arvum DSM 44712 genome, CACACCGGCGATGTAGGCGGCGAAGATCAGGCCGATACCGACGCCCGGGCCGATGGCGGCCAGGCCGTAGCCGACCATGTTCAGGTTGCCTTCCATGCTGCGTTCCCTTTCTCGATGGGTGAATGGCCGCCGCTGCGGGGTGGGTGCGCGGCGAGCGGGAGATTCAGGTCAGTGCTCGGCTTCCATGGCGCCCGCGATGTACAGCGCCGACAGCAGCGCGAACACGTAGGCCTGCAGGATCTGGATGAAGCCTTCGAAGAAGGTCAGGATGATCCCGCCGAGGAAGCCGACCGGGCTCAGGAACGGCAGCGCCCCGGTGCCCTCGGTGAGCATGTACTCGCCACCGAGGATGCAGAGAAGCAGCACCAGGTGGCCGGCGAACATGTTCATCGAAAGACGGAGGGCGAGCGTGAACGGCCGGATGATGAAGGTAGAGAAGAACTCCAGCGGCGCGAGCAGGAAGTAGATCGGCCACGGCACCCCGGGCGGGAAGCACATGTTCTTGAAATAGCCGACGAAGCCCTGCCGACGGATGCCGACGGCGTTGTAGATGATCCAGGAGATCACCGCGAGGAACGCGGGAATCGCGATCTTCGACGAGGCCGGGAACTGCAGCACCGGAATGATGCCGGAGATGTTCAGCACCAGGATGAAGAAGAACACCGTGACGATGTACGGAACGAACTTCTTGCCGTGCTTGGTGCCGATCGAGTCGAGGACGACGCTGTTGCGGATCATCCCGTAGGCCTGCTCACCGGCGAACTGCAGCTTGCCGGGGACGAGCTTCGGGTTGCGTGCGGCGGCGTAGAAGAACGCGGCGACCGCGATCGTGCCGAGCACGATGATCAGCATCGGCTTCGTGAAGAACGTGCCCTCGCCGAAAAGCGGCGGGAACTCGAAGTCACCGGGGCCCGGCGCTTCGAATCCTGGCCCGGCGGCAAGGAGCTGGTTGCTCACGGCTTCTCCTCCTCGGCGGTGGTGTCTGACGGCGGCCCTGACGGTCGCTGAACGCGGTGCGAGCGGGACGGAGCCGAGGCGCGTGGCAGATCAGTTTTGGGCAGATCAGGCTGGGCAGGGGGCATCGGTATCGATGACCCGGATTGCGGCCTACCGTACCGGATGTATGTCAGCCAGATTCCGAGCACCCCCCCGATGATGAATCCGACTCCGATGAGTGCGGGAATGTCCAGCCAACGCGCCGCCGCCCACCCGATGAAGCCCCAAATCGTGACGCCGGAAATGAGGTAGCTCACCACGTGCCACGGGTCGACCGTGGGCACCGCGGAGGCATCCTGCCAGCGCTTACGCTCGCTCTCGGCGGCGTCACTCTCCGGCATGTCAGGGTTGACTTCGGGTGATCGTTTGTCGTGGTCGGCATCGGCCATCATCGGCCACCTCCCACTGTTCGAGTAGCGGACGAATTAGTGACGTCCGAACTCGTCGTTGTTGTTTCTTTAGTGTTCACGTCCGGCGACTCGCCGTCGATTACCTCGGAGGTCGTATTGCGGGCGGCGGCGGCCAGATGACGCCGTAGCGCCAACACATTCCACACCAGTGCACCGGCGATCACGACGAGACCGAGCGCGCGGGCGTCCAACCAGGGTTGGTCTTTGAGTGCGACCAGAGCCACCAGGAGCAGGACGACCCGGAACAAGTAGTTGATGCCGAGTACGAGATAGGCGATACCCGGCGCGAGTTGCGCATCCACCAGGAACGGGAGCCGCCCAGAAGCGAGAAACGCGGCGACCAGACCCAGCCCGACGGCCGCACCGGCCAATGCTTCGGTGCCGCCGAGAAGGAATGCCCCGCCGAGCAGTACGACGACGCCGGCGAGGGCAAGGAATAGCGGCGATGTGCGGGACATGAGGCGGCTCCGGTCGGCGCGGCGCTTCGGTGCGCCGAGTTCGTCGGTCGGGGTCGTCAGGCGGCGTTCAGCGAGCCAAATCGCGTCTCTGACTAGCTCGTGAAACGTATCACGAACGCTCGTACCGTGTTTTCGGGGGGTAGGCCCGGGCACGCCGAAGGACCACCCTCTCGAGTGGCTCGGGCCACCGTACTCCCCCCGCGCCAGCGGCGTGGGGGCACTACGGCCCGGTGAGCCGGTCCGCGATCACGGTGACCGCGTCGTCGATCTGGTCGGCGACGGCCGTGAAGTACTCCGGGGCGCGGCCCCAGGGATCGGGCACCTCGTCGGAGTACCTGGCCCCGTCGCGGAGCCGGTCGGCCGCGGCCACCAGCGCCCGCCCGCGGGTCACCAGGTCACCGGTGGGCAGCTCGCCGTCGGGGACGGCCGCGGCCAGGCGGGCGAACTCGCCCAGGACGAACGTCCGCGCGCTCGCGGCCGGATCCATCTCGGCGACGAACTCCACCTGCTCGATCGTGGCGGTGAGCACGAGATCCGAACCGTGGACCTCGTCGTGGACCTCGGCGTAACCGCCGAGCATCGCCGGGACGAGCATCCGCGCGCGGAACCCCTCCGGGTCTCCCCCGCGGGCCAGCACCTCCGCGGCCGACTGGTGGTGCATCGACTCGCCCTCGTGCCACGCACCGGTGCCGGCGCCGTGCACGACGACGAGGTCGCTGGTGCCCAGCCGCTCCTCGACGCGCAGACGCAGCAGGCGTTCGGCCATCGGCGACCGGCAGATGTTCCCCATGCAGACCATCAGGACGCTGAAGCGGGTGCTCATGCTTCGGTGGCCAGCGCGGCGGCGGGCTCGTCGTCGGGACCGCGGCCGTCCTTGTCCAGCAGGTTCGGCACGACCTCACGCAGCGTCGCCAGGTCGAGCGCGCCCTGGCGCAGCACCCGCGGGACCTCGCCGGTGACGTCGACGATCGTCGACGCGACCGGATCGCCGCATGACCCGGCCTCCAGATAGACCTCGACCAGCCAGCCCAGCTGGTCGCGGGCCTCCTCGGCGGTGGTGGCCGGCGGCTGTCCGGAGACGTTCGCGCTGGACACCGCC contains:
- the atpB gene encoding F0F1 ATP synthase subunit A translates to MSNQLLAAGPGFEAPGPGDFEFPPLFGEGTFFTKPMLIIVLGTIAVAAFFYAAARNPKLVPGKLQFAGEQAYGMIRNSVVLDSIGTKHGKKFVPYIVTVFFFILVLNISGIIPVLQFPASSKIAIPAFLAVISWIIYNAVGIRRQGFVGYFKNMCFPPGVPWPIYFLLAPLEFFSTFIIRPFTLALRLSMNMFAGHLVLLLCILGGEYMLTEGTGALPFLSPVGFLGGIILTFFEGFIQILQAYVFALLSALYIAGAMEAEH
- a CDS encoding AtpZ/AtpI family protein, whose translation is MADADHDKRSPEVNPDMPESDAAESERKRWQDASAVPTVDPWHVVSYLISGVTIWGFIGWAAARWLDIPALIGVGFIIGGVLGIWLTYIRYGRPQSGSSIPMPPAQPDLPKTDLPRASAPSRSHRVQRPSGPPSDTTAEEEKP